The window TGGGGAAGCCACTCATCAGCTGGGTAGTCAATTGACTACCCAGCTTTTTGATGAAACTAGCATATGCATGCAAAAATGTTGAATTTTTTGGTTCAAATTTATATACCTGACTACACAATTTGAAAATGACTACACAAGACTGCAGTTTTGGCTCCGCCACTGGGCAATATATCAATTGCACGCGGATATTAGATATGCTATTTTTTGTATGTTAATCatgtgattagtgcaatatttggcaTGATATTAATTGCACGTTAAACACGTTTAATGTTCAAAACAGTCTAGATCGTTGGATTGACTTAGTTCAATGACCATGATCAGTTGAATATGCTCTTTTGAGTCTTTTTTTGTCGGTATAGTATAGATATAAAAAATTGCCATACGAAAAAGAACAAATCTCCAAAAAACTGAAACTTACCATTCAAACAAAAAGCTGTCATGCTTTACAACTAAAGTTGACattctcatataactaaattatttacacaatcacattaTTATTGATAAGTAAATCACAAGTCAACGTACGGGAATATTTATACCCCGTTATAACGCACGAGCATTGTTCTATTTTGTCATAAAAAAAGTCAGAGCGAAATTGTTTCGTGCTACACGTGTGACCCCTATCAGGGTAAAAAAATTTGATTGGATTGGAAACTCAAAACACACCATCAAAGTTTGATTCGCAATGGCGGCAACGAACTGACCCCACATcagtggcgcactataggtgctctTTGCCAAACCATGAATGCCGTCGGCACGACTCCACTACAAATAGGCCACTCGTTATTTCGAAAGGCCACACCAGCGCCCACCCAATCCACCAACCCCGACCCCTCAATTCCGTCGAGCGCCCCGCGCCGCCACCCAAACCCTAGCTCCCCATGGCCACCGTCTCCTTCTCATCCCCGGCGTCCTTCGCCGGCGACAACAGCGGTGCCCTTACCTCCGCCACCATCCTCCGTTTCCCGCCCAACTTCGTCCGCCAGCTCAGCACCAAGGCCCGCCGCAACTGTAGCAACATAGGCGTCGCGCAGATCGTCGCCGCCGCTTGGTCCGATCGCCGAGCCGTCACCTCCCACTCCGGCGGCGGAAGCAGCGTCCGCGGCACCTCCTCCCATGCCGCGGCCGCATCCGCCGCCACCTCTGCGGCGGCGGCTGCCGAGGTTGGCGCCATTCCTAACGCCAAGCTCGCGCAGCCGTCCGCCGCCGCATTGGCCGAGCGTGCCCTGCTCGGTTCGGATGCTAGCCTCGCCGTCCACGCAGGTAACCTACTCGCTCCCTTGTTGCCCATCAGATCTAGGAGTATTTCGCGCAGCTATCCTTTTGGTTTTGACATGTTTGCTGTTTTTCTCTGCGTAAGGCGAGAGGCTTGGGAGAAGGATCGCCACAGACGCGATCACCACGCCAGTAGTGAACACCTCCGCCTACTGGTTCAGTAGCTCGCAGGAGCTGATCGATTTCAAGGTTTGAAGCCCCCTACCTTATTGCTATTCTGTGCTCTAGTTGTCAGATTTGATAAATCTGCGGTTATATTGTCAAAATCTCCTTTTTGTTAGGAGGGGAGGCATGCTAGCTTCGAATACGGGAGGTATGGGAACCCGACCACTGAGGCTTTGGAGAAGAAGATGAGGTGAAATCTAGATTCTCCTCTTTCTTGTGGATTTTTTATGCCTTGTTTGTTCCATTGTATCGGTTTTCCATAGTTGCTAATTTTGATGCTGCAGTGCACTGGAGAAAGCCGAGTCCACTGTCTTTGTGGCGTCAGGGATGTATGCAAGCGTCGCTATGCTCAGCACACTTGTCCCAGCAGGTGGGCACATTGTTACAACCACAGATTTGTACCGCAAGACAAGAATTTACATGGAGACTGAGCTCCCCAAGAGGGGAATTACGGTAATATGTGCTACCATCATGCCCATTTTCTTTCAGTAATATGATTAGATGTCTATGCAGTTCAGTTAGTTTTGTGAGAACCATTATGAGAGGTTCATAGCAGCAATATACAGTACTAGCTTACAGGTGATATAGTTGCTGTTGAGTGATGTGGTATGGGACCACATTTTAGAAGCCTAATAAACTTGGAGTAGAAATGCAGCTTCATTCAAGATCCAGTATTTCAGATGTCTTTACTTGATATAAACGTGATCTGCATGTTAACAACTAatcggagtgaatctttgttgcgttTCTGTATAATTTGCGGGTTTCTTATCTTTGTACACCTGATGCACAGATGACTGTTATTAGACCTGCTGACATGGATGCTCTTCAAGATGCACTTGATAATAATAATGTGAGTTTAATCTTTACAATTCTTTCACCCCCTTTCTTCGCATTAACTTATTCATCCACAAGTAGACTAATTTGTTGGTTCCTTTATTTTCAGGTATCTTTATTCTTCACTGAGACTCCTACTAATCCATTTCTCAGATGCATTGATATTGAGCTTGTCTCCAATATGTGCCATAACAAGGGAGCATTGCTATGCATTGATAGCACCTTTGCCTCCCCTATCAATCAGAAAGCACTGACTTTAGGTGCTGACATAGTTGTTCATTCTGCAACGAAGTATATTGCTGGGCACAATGATGTAAGTTGATGAATATTTTTTTAGTACTCTATTTACAGATAAGATATACATTAGCTCAGTTTCTTTTGCTTTTTAGGTTATTGGAGGCTGTATCAGTGGCAGGGACGAGCTAGTCTCCAAGGTCCGCATTTATCACCATGTAGTTGGTGGTGTTCTAAACCCGGTATGTTGGATTGGCATTCTTTCTATCCATCTCTCGAACCTATTTGCTTCTTTCTAGCAAGTTTCACTATATACCAAGAGTTATATTTGGTCCTCCCCATATATTGATTAGCCTCATGCTGGGATCCTGCAAGGATCCATAGATTAAATTAATCTGGAAGGAAAGTCCTGGACGATTCATCAGGCTTTGTTTGGTTGTTGGGGGATATAACACCCAGGGAGGAAAACCAGAGATGAATTGTACCGGCCCTACCTGAACCCATGGAAAACCACAGGTCGGACAATTCCCTGCTACCATTTGGTTGAAAACCATGGATAATCTCTCATTCACGACATCTCCAAAGATTTTAAAAAAAATGGAGAGATCGTTTCAATTATGGCCCAGCAACAGGAGCGTTGGAGGGCTGCTTTGGATTCTACAAGCTCTTCTGGCTGTcatgttcaagccatccatggctGCTCCCTCGTAGTTGTCGAGGCCAAGGCCGCTGACTCTGCTAGCAAGCCCCATTTGATTCTCCTCTTTCTCACCGCCCGCCTGTACCAAATTGAACGCCAAGATTTTGCAGTTCTGCCGAGACGACTGGAGTGGCAACATGTGGTGATGGATTGGTACATGAGGGTGAGTGGGAGGAGGTGAACAAAGGATTTGGCCATGGATGCGGGATGGAAGCGTTACCAGCAGCGAGATAAAAAATAGAAGTGCACGTGACAATTGTGAGAGGTAGTGTTGAGAGGCAGGGAATTCTTTCCATGACTTGGGAGGCGTTCTTTTTTATCCGTGGGAATTGACGGGAGGTGGAGGGATTTTCCCATATCATGTGTCGAGCAAATCGTACGTGGGAAAACCAGGAATAATTTGCCCTGGGGTGGAAGTTTCCAGTGAATGGGCTGGGATCCTCGTGGCCTCCCCTGCTGCCAAATGATGCTTTGATCCTGGGTTCACTTCAACCCAGCCAAAAGTGTCATGAAACAGCTGGTTCATTTCTACAATATTTTATATAATCCAAGTGGTTGACTTATTTCAAAAAAATGAACATTGTGGCTTAGATGATTTGGGGAAAACCTTAGTTGAACTCTCCTACAATTTGTCGCAGTGGAAAAATATATAATATTACATTTACACTATctttcctttgatgagaccagcatgcgttttgtgcggcgaatccaggagtctgaggtcaaggaggctttaaaaaggacgaAAGgaagcaaggcgatgggccctgattgtatccccattaaggtgtggaaaggtctcggggacatagcgatagtatggctaaccaagcttttcaacctcatttttcgggcaaacaagatgccagaagaatggagacggagtatattagtaccaatcttcaagaacaaggggatgttcagagttgtactaattaccgtggaattaagctgatgagtcatataatgaagctatgggagagagtcattgagcaccgcttaagaagaatgacaggcgtgaccaaaaatcagtttggtttcatgcctcggaggtcgaccatggaagccattttcttggtacgacaacttatggagagatatagggagcaaaaggacttgcatatggtgttcgttgacttggagaaggcctatgataagataccacggaatgtcatgtggtgggccttggagaaacacaaggtCCCAGCATAgtaattaccctcatcaaggacatgtacgacaatgttgtgacaagtgtttgaacaagtgatgtcgacaccgatgacttcccgattaagataggactgcatcaggggtcagctttgagcccttatctttttgcattggtgatgtatgaggtcacaagggatatacaaggagatatctcatggtgtatgctctttgtggatgatgtggtgctagttgacgatagtcggacgggggtaaataggaagttagagttatggagacaaaccttggaatcgaaagggtttaggcttagtagaactaaaaccgagtacatgatgtgcggtttcggtgctactaggtgtgaggaggaggaggttagccttgatggccaggtggtacctcggaaggacacctttcggtatttggggtcaatgctacaggaggatgggggtattgatgaagatgtgaaccatcgaatcaaagccggatgggtgaagtggcgccaagcttctggcattctctgtgacaagagagtgccacaaaagctaaaaggcaagttctacaggacggcggttcgacccgcaatgttgtatggcgttgagtgttggccgactaaatggcgacatgttcaacagttaggtgtgtcggagatgcgtatgttgagatggatgtgtggccacacgaggaaggatcgagttcggaatgatgatatacgagatagagttgggatagcaccaattgaagagaagcttgtccaacatcgtctgagatggtttgggcatattcagcgcaggcctccagaagctccagtgcatagtggacggctaaagcgtgcggagaatgtcaagagagggcggggtagaccgaatttaacatgggaggagtccgttaagagagacctgaaagattggagtatcaccaaagagttagctatggacaggggtgcgtggaagcttgctatccatgtaccAGAGCTATGAGTTGGTtgcaagatcttatgggtttcatctctagcctaccccaacttgtttgggactaaatgctttgttgttgttgttgtacattTACACCATCTTTCAGTCCTAGATGGGACAAAAAGAAATCATTGCTGTTTAAGGGTTTGTGCTCCTGCAATATGAGGGTGCTGCATTGCTTTTCGGTGCATAGAGACATGGCACATATAGTATTGCCTCCTAATTTACTTCTAAAGGAATAAGATTTAGTCTCTGAAATGTTCAACTCAATAAATCAATGAATGAGAATGTACTCCTAGAATTCTCCGTTTAAATTATCTTCGTAATAATTTGTATGTATAACTAAAGGCAATGATATTTCTTTAGAAATGCATGGGTTCATTCGTAGTTATAGACTAGTAACCAAGATTCAGAAGTTTGACCTGCCAGGCATTGAACCTCTAGCTTTAGGTGCCATGCTATCCTTGTTGAAACGCAGTTTGACTAGTATGAGTAGTAAATGATATATACTCTGTATTCTTCTGTCTCACACCTTGTTTCTAAGCTCTTAACATTTCATTGCATTGTGATGTCAGAATGCTTCCTATCTGATCCTCCGGGGCATGAAAACACTACATCTCCGTGTTCAGTGCCAGAATAGTACTGCTCTGCGGATGGCCCAGTTTTTAGAGGAACATCCAAAGGTGTGCTACTCTGTTTCTTTTAGTCCTAGACTTGAGACAACTACGGGCCATCTATGTTTTTTGTTGCTTTAACTGAAGTTTGTATTTCATATCCTAGATTGCACGTGTATACTATCCTGGCTTGCCAAGTCACCCTGAACATCACATTGCCAAGAGCCAAATGACTGGCTTTGGTGGTGTTGTCAGCTTTGAGGTAATTTGATTGTCTTGGTAAAATATAGTAAAATACTGCTCCTGCTGTAACTAAacataagacgttttttgacactgtaATTGGACTCTAAAAGTGTCTTATAAAAAGTTACAGAGGGAATATACTAGAACACTAAGTGTGTTGACTCTATTA is drawn from Triticum dicoccoides isolate Atlit2015 ecotype Zavitan chromosome 4A, WEW_v2.0, whole genome shotgun sequence and contains these coding sequences:
- the LOC119285889 gene encoding cystathionine gamma-synthase 1, chloroplastic-like isoform X2, which codes for MATVSFSSPASFAGDNSGALTSATILRFPPNFVRQLSTKARRNCSNIGVAQIVAAAWSDRRAVTSHSGGGSSVRGTSSHAAAASAAALAERALLGSDASLAVHAGERLGRRIATDAITTPVVNTSAYWFSSSQELIDFKEGRHASFEYGRYGNPTTEALEKKMSALEKAESTVFVASGMYASVAMLSTLVPAGGHIVTTTDLYRKTRIYMETELPKRGITMTVIRPADMDALQDALDNNNVSLFFTETPTNPFLRCIDIELVSNMCHNKGALLCIDSTFASPINQKALTLGADIVVHSATKYIAGHNDVIGGCISGRDELVSKVRIYHHVVGGVLNPNASYLILRGMKTLHLRVQCQNSTALRMAQFLEEHPKIARVYYPGLPSHPEHHIAKSQMTGFGGVVSFEVDGDFDSTRKFIDSVKIPYHAPSFGGCESIIDQPAIMSYWDSKEQRDIYGIKDNLIRFSIGVEDFEDLKNDIVQALNKI
- the LOC119285889 gene encoding cystathionine gamma-synthase 1, chloroplastic-like isoform X1, with product MATVSFSSPASFAGDNSGALTSATILRFPPNFVRQLSTKARRNCSNIGVAQIVAAAWSDRRAVTSHSGGGSSVRGTSSHAAAASAATSAAAAAEVGAIPNAKLAQPSAAALAERALLGSDASLAVHAGERLGRRIATDAITTPVVNTSAYWFSSSQELIDFKEGRHASFEYGRYGNPTTEALEKKMSALEKAESTVFVASGMYASVAMLSTLVPAGGHIVTTTDLYRKTRIYMETELPKRGITMTVIRPADMDALQDALDNNNVSLFFTETPTNPFLRCIDIELVSNMCHNKGALLCIDSTFASPINQKALTLGADIVVHSATKYIAGHNDVIGGCISGRDELVSKVRIYHHVVGGVLNPNASYLILRGMKTLHLRVQCQNSTALRMAQFLEEHPKIARVYYPGLPSHPEHHIAKSQMTGFGGVVSFEVDGDFDSTRKFIDSVKIPYHAPSFGGCESIIDQPAIMSYWDSKEQRDIYGIKDNLIRFSIGVEDFEDLKNDIVQALNKI